A stretch of the Capsicum annuum cultivar UCD-10X-F1 chromosome 10, UCD10Xv1.1, whole genome shotgun sequence genome encodes the following:
- the LOC107845056 gene encoding senescence-specific cysteine protease SAG39 isoform X1, translating into MAVLDMKFLVLVLAILGIWASQTTARTLPEEFMMQKYDQWMIQYGHVYRTIAEKESRFKIFKENVERIEAFNDAANQPYKLGINAFADLTNEEFRAARNGLKIPFCEPKITSFKYENVTAVPTAMDWRTKGAVTPIKDQGQCGSCWAFSAIAATEGITKLSTGKLISLSEQALVDCDRTREDQGCEGGYMEDAFEFIVKNKGITTEKTYPYTAADGSCNSKKESSPAADIKGYEKVPANNEKELLNAVANQPVSVSIDASDFSFQFYSSGVFTGACGTELDHGVTAIGYGKAVDGTKYWLIKNSWGTSWGENGFIRMERGIDAKEGLCGIAMDASYPTV; encoded by the exons ATGGCTGTACTTGATATGAAGTTCCTAGTTCTTGTTTTGGCGATTCTTGGAATATGGGCGTCTCAAACTACAGCGCGTACACTTCCTGAAGAATTCATGATGCAAAAATACGACCAATGGATGATTCAATATGGACATGTATACAGAACCATTGCTGAAAAAGAGAGTCGTTTCAAGATATTCAAGGAGAATGTAGAGCGTATCGAAGCTTTCAATGATGCAGCAAACCAACCTTATAAGTTGGGAATCAATGCATTCGCAGATTTAACTAACGAGGAATTTAGAGCTGCGAGAAATGGTTTGAAGATTCCATTTTGTGAACCAAAAATTACTTCATTCAAATACGAAAATGTTACTGCAGTTCCAACAGCTATGGACTGGAGAACTAAAGGTGCAGTCACACCTATCAAGGATCAAGGACAATGTG GGAGTTGTTGGGCATTTTCTGCGATAGCAGCAACAGAGGGAATCACCAAACTCTCGACAGGAAAGTTGATCTCTCTATCAGAACAAGCACTGGTGGACTGTGATAGAACGCGTGAAGACCAAGGATGTGAAGGTGGTTACATGGAAGACGCGTTTGAATTCATAGTGAAGAACAAAGGCATAACAACTGAAAAAACATATCCATACACAGCTGCTGATGGAAGTTGCAACTCGAAAAAGGAATCTTCCCCTGCAGCTGATATCAAAGGCTACGAAAAGGTACCTGCAAACAACGAGAAAGAACTACTCAACGCTGTAGCAAATCAGCCTGTTTCAGTGTCCATCGATGCTAGTGACTTCTCATTCCAATTCTACTCGAGTGGAGTTTTTACAGGCGCGTGTGGAACTGAATTAGATCATGGCGTTACAGCAATTGGATATGGAAAAGCTGTAGACGGGACTAAATACTGGTTGATCAAGAACTCATGGGGTACTAGTTGGGGCGAAAACGGATTCATAAGGATGGAAAGGGGCATTGATGCTAAAGAAGGACTATGTGGGATTGCCATGGATGCATCTTATCCAACTGTTTAA
- the LOC107845056 gene encoding senescence-specific cysteine protease SAG39 isoform X2, with translation MMQKYDQWMIQYGHVYRTIAEKESRFKIFKENVERIEAFNDAANQPYKLGINAFADLTNEEFRAARNGLKIPFCEPKITSFKYENVTAVPTAMDWRTKGAVTPIKDQGQCGSCWAFSAIAATEGITKLSTGKLISLSEQALVDCDRTREDQGCEGGYMEDAFEFIVKNKGITTEKTYPYTAADGSCNSKKESSPAADIKGYEKVPANNEKELLNAVANQPVSVSIDASDFSFQFYSSGVFTGACGTELDHGVTAIGYGKAVDGTKYWLIKNSWGTSWGENGFIRMERGIDAKEGLCGIAMDASYPTV, from the exons ATGATGCAAAAATACGACCAATGGATGATTCAATATGGACATGTATACAGAACCATTGCTGAAAAAGAGAGTCGTTTCAAGATATTCAAGGAGAATGTAGAGCGTATCGAAGCTTTCAATGATGCAGCAAACCAACCTTATAAGTTGGGAATCAATGCATTCGCAGATTTAACTAACGAGGAATTTAGAGCTGCGAGAAATGGTTTGAAGATTCCATTTTGTGAACCAAAAATTACTTCATTCAAATACGAAAATGTTACTGCAGTTCCAACAGCTATGGACTGGAGAACTAAAGGTGCAGTCACACCTATCAAGGATCAAGGACAATGTG GGAGTTGTTGGGCATTTTCTGCGATAGCAGCAACAGAGGGAATCACCAAACTCTCGACAGGAAAGTTGATCTCTCTATCAGAACAAGCACTGGTGGACTGTGATAGAACGCGTGAAGACCAAGGATGTGAAGGTGGTTACATGGAAGACGCGTTTGAATTCATAGTGAAGAACAAAGGCATAACAACTGAAAAAACATATCCATACACAGCTGCTGATGGAAGTTGCAACTCGAAAAAGGAATCTTCCCCTGCAGCTGATATCAAAGGCTACGAAAAGGTACCTGCAAACAACGAGAAAGAACTACTCAACGCTGTAGCAAATCAGCCTGTTTCAGTGTCCATCGATGCTAGTGACTTCTCATTCCAATTCTACTCGAGTGGAGTTTTTACAGGCGCGTGTGGAACTGAATTAGATCATGGCGTTACAGCAATTGGATATGGAAAAGCTGTAGACGGGACTAAATACTGGTTGATCAAGAACTCATGGGGTACTAGTTGGGGCGAAAACGGATTCATAAGGATGGAAAGGGGCATTGATGCTAAAGAAGGACTATGTGGGATTGCCATGGATGCATCTTATCCAACTGTTTAA